In Candidatus Margulisiibacteriota bacterium, the genomic stretch ACCGAATCTTCCCAGAGAACGGAACCTGTTACTTGCTCAACCAGCAGGTTTCTGATTTCAGGGCCGGTCGTGACCGGTTCGGCTGTAATATTTGAGTAAACCGGGATCCGGGCGTCATTAAAGGATGTTTTGGCAAGCTGACCGGCCAGTTTATCGGCAGCCGGCTTCATTAAAGGGCAATGGAAAGGGGCCGAGACCGCCAGTGGAATGACTCGTTTTACCCCGGCCGATTTTAATTTTTCCCCGGCTTGTTCAACGCTTTCTTTTTTTCCAGAGATCACAACCTGTCCGGGTGAATTAAAGTTTGCCGGCCAAACATTGCCGATTTCCCGGCAGATCTTAATGACCGTTTCTCTCTCTCCCCCCAGGATGGCGGCCATTGCCCCGGTCCCTTCGGGAACTGCTTCTTGCATGAAGCGGCCGCGCAGGTTAACAGTTTTAACCCCATCCTCGAAAGAGAGAACTCCGGCGGCATAAAGGGCGGAATATTCTCCCAGGCTGTGACCGGCAACAACAGTGGGCCTAATTCCTTTGCTAATGAGCAACTCTAACGCTGCAACGCTAACGGCAAAGATCGCCGGCTGCTGGATCTCGGTCCGTTTTAATTCCTCTTCGGGCCCTTCCAGGCAGATCTTTTTCAGGTCAAAGCCGAGGATCTCGTTGGCCCGGTCAAGATACGCTTCCGCAAAGCCCTGGCCCATGCCAATGGCTTGCGATCCCTGACCAGGGAAAACAAAGGCTAACTTCATAATTAATAAACCGCCTGTTTGCGCCTGATATTACTGGCGCAATTCTTTGAGCTTCCTGATCAGAAGCGGGATGATCTCCAGAGCATCGCCGACAATGCCGTAAGTCGCTACCTTGAAGATTGGCGCGTCAGGGTCTTTATTGATCGCGATAATGGTGTCGGCGCTTTGCATCCCGACCAGATGTTGGATCTTGCCGGAAATCCCGCAAGCGATGTAGAGCTTGGGGGAAACGGTTTTGCCCGTTTGGCCGACCTGATGATGGGCTGAGATCCAGCCGGCGTCAACGGTGGCCCGGGAAGCGCCGACCGCGCCGCCGAAAAGGGTGGCCAGCTCTTCCAGCAATACAAAATTCTTAGCGTCGCCAATCCCCCGGCCGCCGGAAACAATAATTTCTGCCTCGGCCAAGTTAATCTTGACGCTTTCGTCCTGCACGATGTCGAGCAATTTAACGGCAAGGTCTTCTTTGTTCAGGACCGGGCTGAATTTAATGATCTCCCCTTTGATCGGTTTGTCCAAGGGAACCTTTTTGAAGACTTTAGGACGGACCGTTGACATCTGCGGCCGATGGTTTGGGGAAACAATGGTTGCCATGATGTTGCCGCCGAAAGCGGGCCGGGTTTGCTGCAGGATCTTTTTTTCCGGGTCTATCGAGAGGCTGGTGCAGTCGGCGGTCAGCCCGGTGCCGATCCTGATCGCCAGACGGGCGGCCAGGTCCCGCCCCTGGGTGGTTGCTCCAAGCAGAAAAATTTCCGGCTTATGCTTGATGATCGTTTCCGAGATCGCCCGGGTGTAAGGTTCGGTGTGGTAGTGCTTCAGCTCTTGGTGGGTGACAAGATAAACCTTGTTTGCCCCATAACGGAACAAATGTTCAGCTTCTTCTGCGATCTTCTGGTCGCCGCAAAGGACGGCGGCAAGCTCGCACCCCAGGTCGGCCGCCAGTTTGCGCCCTTCAGAAAGAAGTTCGTAGGTTACCGCCTGGATCTTTCCCTCGCGCTGTTCGGCAAAGACCCAGACGTTTTTGTAGGCGGAAAGGTCTTTGGCCGCAGAGAGCTCTTTTTTTAATTCAATGGCCTTAAACTTGCAGGTCTCGACGCAGGCCCCGCATAAAGTGCAGACATCAAGGTTGATCGAAGCCTTTTTTTTCGGCTTAGCTTCGCCGCTTGCCGGGGCCTCAACCATGCTGATCGC encodes the following:
- a CDS encoding electron transfer flavoprotein subunit alpha translates to MSIKILLDKCTGCTLCVKGCPFAAISMVEAPASGEAKPKKKASINLDVCTLCGACVETCKFKAIELKKELSAAKDLSAYKNVWVFAEQREGKIQAVTYELLSEGRKLAADLGCELAAVLCGDQKIAEEAEHLFRYGANKVYLVTHQELKHYHTEPYTRAISETIIKHKPEIFLLGATTQGRDLAARLAIRIGTGLTADCTSLSIDPEKKILQQTRPAFGGNIMATIVSPNHRPQMSTVRPKVFKKVPLDKPIKGEIIKFSPVLNKEDLAVKLLDIVQDESVKINLAEAEIIVSGGRGIGDAKNFVLLEELATLFGGAVGASRATVDAGWISAHHQVGQTGKTVSPKLYIACGISGKIQHLVGMQSADTIIAINKDPDAPIFKVATYGIVGDALEIIPLLIRKLKELRQ
- the fabD gene encoding ACP S-malonyltransferase; protein product: MMKLAFVFPGQGSQAIGMGQGFAEAYLDRANEILGFDLKKICLEGPEEELKRTEIQQPAIFAVSVAALELLISKGIRPTVVAGHSLGEYSALYAAGVLSFEDGVKTVNLRGRFMQEAVPEGTGAMAAILGGERETVIKICREIGNVWPANFNSPGQVVISGKKESVEQAGEKLKSAGVKRVIPLAVSAPFHCPLMKPAADKLAGQLAKTSFNDARIPVYSNITAEPVTTGPEIRNLLVEQVTGSVLWEDSVKNMIEGGVTKFIEVGPGKVLAGLIKKIDPNAEVKSFLETVD